A region of the Stieleria neptunia genome:
CGCGAATCGGGTCTGCTCTTCTACATGTGCCGCATAGACCTGGTCGAGTGAAATCGAATTCTGGTAGTTGCCGCCCCCGCCGATCGCGGCCCCCGTGAGAAACTGGTCGGCGTTGTGATGGCCATGGTTGTTGCGCGATGCCGGGTGCGACAAACCGGAGAGGATCGTCAACTCGTCGCGCAGCGGTTCCAGTGGATCCAGACATTTGCTGAATGAGAAATCCCGTCCTTCGCCATGGGGAAACCATGACCAATCCTGGTAGGCCGGATCCTCTGGGAGCGGCATCGGCACACCGTTGGGCAAGTAAAAACAGGCCAGCCGTCGAGGGGTGGCCGGTTTCTCAGCGGCCCCCGCAGCTCCGCAAAACGTCTCGAAAGCAGGCAGGGCGAGTGCGAATCCGCCGACTCCGCGAACGAATCGGCGACGGTCGAGTGAATTGAGGGTCATCATAAATCCATGGGATAGGAACGATTCAATAAGAAATCACACTGGCACCCCTTTCCCCGCTTCGGGAGGTCGTGCCGCTTTTTAGTTGTTGACAACAATGGGTTTTCGCCGCTCTCCCAGAGGGCATGGGTGTCTACACAACTTAAGTCACCCTCCCTGGCAGGGAGGGTCGAGCGCAGCGAGGGGAGGGTCTGTTCGCACCATCGAATGATTTCGAGCCACAACGAACCCTCCCCGGCCGCTCGTACCTCGCGTCCGACCCTCCCTAAAAGGGAGGGTGACTTCAAATCTTGCGACTTGCGTCGGCACCAATGCCTGCCAGGAGGGTGACGCCGAAAACTGCACGATCTCGAAGCGGGGCGAGTGGTGAATGTGTTGGATTTGTTTCGAATCATGGGGAAACTCATCACTTAACGATTCTGAAAGAGGTCGCTGACGACTAACAGCCGAATCAACGTTTGCAGCCCGTCCCCTTGCTTCCTTAATTCAGAGGTCAGGCGGTCGATGCTCGATCGGTCACCGAAGGTCAGTGGACGTCCGAGCGCGAAGGTGGTCATCTTGTGAACGATTGCCCGTGCGAATTGGTCTTGGCGGTTGGCGAGCAGAAAACGTTTCACTCCGTCGATGCCGTCAAGCTCATGCTCGTTGTTCAGCAGGCTGGATGCGTCGATGGATTTTCCTTGGCTCTCCGTCCGCCAGTTGCCGAGGGCATCAAAGTTCTCCAAAGCGATCCCCCAGGGGTCGATCTTGACGTGACACGAAAAACAGGCCGGCTGTTGGCGATGATCTTCCATCCGCTGTTTGAGGGTCAACTTCATGATCTCGGGATCGGCCACGTCGATCTCGGGAACGGCCGGTGGCGGCGGCGGCGGCGGGTCATTGAGAAGACTCTCCAGCAACCAAATGCCGCGTTTGAGCGGATGCGAGTCCGTTCCATCGGAATTCATGGCCAACAACCCAGCCTGCGTCAGCAACCCACCGCGATTGTCTTCCGGTTTCAGCGAGATCTTCTGAAAGTCGTTTCCCTGAACGCCGGTGATCCCGTAGTGCTCGGCGAGTCGCCCATTGACCACCGCGTAATCGCAGTGAAGGAAATCCATCACGCTGTAGTCGTTCTGCAGCATTTCCTCAAACAGCGCGATCGGCTCTTGTTGCATCGACTGCTTCAAGGTGTCGTCGAACTGCGGATACGTCTCCCTGTCGATGGTCACGAACTCGAGTGGCGCCATGTTCAACCATTGCCTCACGAAGTGCTTCGAAAAACGCTCGTGCCGCGGGTCGGCAAGCATCCGCTGCGCCTGACGGACTAGCTCGTCCGAATGCCCCAGTTTCCCTTTGGCGGCGAGGTCGAGCAGTTCGTCATCTGGCACGCTGCACCAAAGGAACATGGCAAGACGCGTGGCCAGTTCGAATTCGTCCAGCCCGCGTTGAGCTTCCGGCCGCGACCGATCCGAATGAACCAGATACAGGAATCGGGGAGACGACAACACCGCCGCCAGTGTCTCGACCACGGCCTGTTCGAAGTTTTCGCAAATCGGGCGAATCTGGGCAAACAGCTCCAGCTGCGAATCGACTTCCGCTGCGGTGACGTTGCGTCGCCAGGCCCGACGCATGAAACGCGTCATGATTTCCCTCGCATACGCCTGTTCGTCATCGGAGTTCTCGCTGTCGATGAAAATCGCCGAATGCGAGACGGGCGGCCAGGGATCGTAGACCGGGGCCATCACTTCGACGTAATCGAATTGAATGTCCGCGGACTGTCCCTTCGAAGTGTTGTACAGTCGAATGTACTCGGACGGATTGGTCCCCACGGTCGTGCCCAGTTCCACAGTCTTGCGGACCGGATTGCGGGGATGGATTTCGCTTAGCGGAATCTCCCATTGATAGAACACCGGTTGTTCGGGCGACGCGTCAATGACCAGGTCACGGTTGCTGATTCGAAACGTGGCCTTTTGGTCTTTGTCGCCTTGCCAACCGAATTCCAAAGCGAGACGTGGAGCAGGGTCTTGTTCGGTAGAAACTCGCGAAGCACGGACACGAACTCGCAGGGTTCCTTTGTCGGGCAATCGGTTTCCAAGTTCGACCACGATCCGTTGGCTTGCCGGGAGCACGGCAACGACCTCGGATGGCTCAGGTACTTCAGGGGCCGCCGATGTGGGTGCCCACGCATTGACCGCTCCGACGTACGACCATGTGGCGGGCACCGTCTGGCCGGTTTTTGTGTTCTTGTAGTGAGCCGGTCTGCCACGCCTGCCACCCCTTCCGCGTCGACCACCTCTCTGCCTGTTATTTTGAGCGGCGGGTGCCTGTGTGGCTTGGGGCGGGTTCTCGGATGATTCGTTTGACGTTTCGAGCTCGGCAAACTGACTTGCCGATGCGGCCTGAGC
Encoded here:
- a CDS encoding DUF1592 domain-containing protein gives rise to the protein MNFHLVTIAILFGSLVAGTPPHRAATAQEPTAPDEPTLEEIKAAGALRSSYRTPIPQVGADQTPKANLQAFRAEIEPILKKACYECHGSATAEGDIRVDTLDPDLLHGDDVSWWLEVSSAVGNGEMPPEDGPELTGEDRKKIIEWLSAEIQTASRVRRAEQGRSSFRRMTRYEYNYALQDLLGLDLDFAKDLPPDPISPDGFKNSSDMLQMTGGQYAEYLQLNRNALYRATVSGERPEVLHWGVSAQAASASQFAELETSNESSENPPQATQAPAAQNNRQRGGRRGRGGRRGRPAHYKNTKTGQTVPATWSYVGAVNAWAPTSAAPEVPEPSEVVAVLPASQRIVVELGNRLPDKGTLRVRVRASRVSTEQDPAPRLALEFGWQGDKDQKATFRISNRDLVIDASPEQPVFYQWEIPLSEIHPRNPVRKTVELGTTVGTNPSEYIRLYNTSKGQSADIQFDYVEVMAPVYDPWPPVSHSAIFIDSENSDDEQAYAREIMTRFMRRAWRRNVTAAEVDSQLELFAQIRPICENFEQAVVETLAAVLSSPRFLYLVHSDRSRPEAQRGLDEFELATRLAMFLWCSVPDDELLDLAAKGKLGHSDELVRQAQRMLADPRHERFSKHFVRQWLNMAPLEFVTIDRETYPQFDDTLKQSMQQEPIALFEEMLQNDYSVMDFLHCDYAVVNGRLAEHYGITGVQGNDFQKISLKPEDNRGGLLTQAGLLAMNSDGTDSHPLKRGIWLLESLLNDPPPPPPPAVPEIDVADPEIMKLTLKQRMEDHRQQPACFSCHVKIDPWGIALENFDALGNWRTESQGKSIDASSLLNNEHELDGIDGVKRFLLANRQDQFARAIVHKMTTFALGRPLTFGDRSSIDRLTSELRKQGDGLQTLIRLLVVSDLFQNR